One window of the Crassaminicella thermophila genome contains the following:
- a CDS encoding class I SAM-dependent methyltransferase, with protein MYYFEIYNEKYNIHIRNVCPRKIIFLEGGYGMGDIERIKKEKKFWEKIANKYDNQTGIKDRVMYKDLIEKIKNELNGQENVLEVACGTGIIALEIAKFSKKVIGIDISEKMIQIANSKLQKEEIYNVEFKIGDGYNINFKNNSFDIVLLCNVLHVVKDPTKLLKEAKRVLKDEGVIITSTDCYGKKDTLKAKFQYIFTIIANKIRIIPYLSWFREKDIINLIEECGFKIVDKAQFKYMGITGCYVKARK; from the coding sequence TTGTATTACTTTGAAATATATAATGAAAAGTATAATATACACATAAGAAATGTATGTCCAAGAAAAATAATTTTTTTAGAAGGGGGTTATGGGATGGGGGATATAGAACGAATAAAAAAAGAGAAAAAGTTTTGGGAAAAAATTGCGAACAAATATGATAATCAAACAGGTATTAAAGATAGAGTAATGTATAAAGATTTGATTGAAAAAATAAAAAATGAACTAAATGGTCAAGAAAATGTTTTGGAAGTAGCATGTGGGACTGGAATCATAGCATTAGAAATAGCAAAATTTTCAAAAAAAGTTATAGGGATTGATATTTCTGAAAAAATGATTCAAATTGCTAACAGCAAATTGCAAAAAGAAGAAATATACAATGTAGAGTTTAAAATAGGTGATGGATATAATATTAATTTTAAAAATAATTCCTTTGATATTGTATTATTGTGTAATGTTTTACATGTAGTTAAAGACCCTACAAAGTTATTAAAAGAAGCAAAAAGGGTTTTAAAAGATGAAGGTGTAATAATAACTAGCACAGATTGTTATGGAAAAAAAGACACTTTAAAAGCAAAATTTCAATATATTTTTACTATAATAGCTAATAAAATAAGAATAATTCCGTATTTGAGTTGGTTTAGAGAAAAGGATATAATTAATCTAATAGAAGAATGTGGGTTTAAAATTGTTGACAAAGCCCAGTTTAAATATATGGGTATTACGGGTTGTTATGTTAAAGCAAGAAAATAA
- a CDS encoding MutS-related protein, whose translation MQFINYYIQMLRRFVSKKEIDKKVDKEQKQKINFLHLKAFVSQFSDKEVNISDDTWNDLNMDDVFCHIDKTITTCGEQVLYKMLKNPLFSEEGLKERGYYISYFQNHIEKRKKIQDILNKLGRINKDVTSVLCNKLKPNLKLKLLVSILPLLFFINIFMLSFIKSKVCIYSLIVLGLTNICVHYNMGYLIMEQIAVIQYIGRIINISNKLYVVLKDVSPEYAIKLKNLYDKCKIIGKRTSILSRIEGMDVFADYLNIIFLIKERNYFTIASYIEKFKDEIIQMYMLVGKLDALISIALYRDSIDQFVEPEFVNENKVLDVEGIFHPLLEKPVKNSLKVKNNGIIITGSNMSGKSTFMRTIGVNAIFAQTIYTCLANKYRTSFYNIVSSVSLNDDLIKGKSYYLCEAEAIYKVLNICEKSSCCLALIDEIFNGTNPTERIGAAVEILNYLAEKNTLTIVSTHDLQLIQMLKGYEAYYFKETVTKEGLKFDYHIRKGISQSRNAVKILEYLGYPYDLITRINKRVKIIETA comes from the coding sequence ATGCAATTTATAAACTATTATATACAGATGTTAAGACGATTCGTTTCAAAAAAAGAAATTGACAAAAAAGTAGATAAAGAGCAAAAACAAAAGATAAATTTTTTACACTTAAAAGCATTTGTTTCTCAATTTAGTGATAAGGAAGTAAATATTTCTGATGACACATGGAATGATTTGAATATGGATGATGTGTTTTGTCATATTGATAAAACTATTACTACTTGTGGTGAACAAGTTTTATATAAAATGCTTAAAAATCCTTTGTTTAGTGAGGAGGGATTAAAAGAGAGAGGATATTATATATCATATTTTCAAAATCATATTGAAAAAAGAAAAAAGATTCAAGATATATTAAATAAGCTAGGAAGAATTAACAAGGATGTAACATCTGTATTATGCAATAAATTAAAACCAAATTTAAAATTAAAATTATTAGTCTCTATTTTGCCATTACTTTTTTTTATTAACATCTTTATGCTTTCTTTTATAAAGAGTAAAGTATGCATATATTCTTTAATCGTTTTAGGATTAACAAATATATGTGTACATTATAATATGGGGTATTTAATTATGGAACAAATTGCAGTAATACAATATATTGGAAGAATTATAAATATCAGTAATAAGTTATATGTAGTTTTAAAGGATGTATCACCTGAATATGCAATTAAATTGAAGAACTTATATGATAAATGTAAAATTATTGGAAAAAGAACGAGTATATTATCAAGGATAGAAGGAATGGATGTTTTTGCGGATTATTTAAATATTATATTTCTTATCAAAGAAAGAAATTATTTTACTATTGCTTCTTATATTGAAAAATTTAAAGATGAGATTATTCAAATGTATATGCTAGTTGGGAAGTTAGATGCTTTGATTTCTATAGCACTATATAGGGATAGTATAGATCAATTTGTTGAGCCTGAATTTGTAAATGAAAACAAGGTTTTGGATGTAGAGGGTATTTTTCATCCATTATTAGAAAAACCGGTTAAGAATTCTTTAAAGGTAAAAAATAATGGAATTATAATAACAGGCTCAAATATGAGTGGAAAGTCAACATTTATGCGAACAATTGGAGTAAATGCAATATTTGCTCAAACTATATATACATGTCTAGCGAATAAGTATCGAACAAGTTTTTACAATATAGTGTCATCTGTGAGCTTAAATGACGACTTAATAAAAGGGAAGAGTTATTATTTGTGTGAAGCTGAAGCTATTTATAAAGTATTAAACATATGTGAAAAATCAAGTTGTTGCTTAGCATTGATAGATGAGATATTTAACGGGACTAATCCAACAGAGAGGATTGGAGCAGCAGTTGAGATACTTAATTATTTAGCAGAAAAAAATACATTGACTATAGTATCAACACACGATTTACAGTTAATACAAATGTTGAAAGGATATGAAGCTTATTATTTTAAAGAAACTGTTACAAAAGAAGGTTTGAAATTTGATTATCATATTAGAAAAGGAATTTCTCAAAGCAGAAATGCAGTTAAAATATTAGAGTATTTAGGATATCCATATGATTTAATTACAAGAATAAATAAAAGAGTAAAAATAATTGAAACAGCATAA